One genomic region from Arthrobacter sp. FB24 encodes:
- the dusB gene encoding tRNA dihydrouridine synthase DusB, with protein sequence MTVVATPPAPKLELPPLKLGPLTVDTPVILAPMAGITNSAFRRLCREYGGGMYVAEMVTSRALVERTPESLRIISHDDDEKVRSVQLYGVDPVTVGQAVRMLVEEDRADHIDLNFGCPVPKVTRRGGGSALPWKIDLFTSIVQTAVKEASKGNVPLTIKMRKGIDEDHLTYLDAGRIARDAGVAAVALHGRTAAQFYSGQADWSAIARLREALPDIPVLGNGDIWSAEDAVRMVRETGVDGVVVGRGCQGRPWLFGDLQAAFEGSDTRHRPNLRQVAEGVYRHAELMVETFGDEGKALREIRKHMAWYFKGYVVGGELRTRLALVTSLQVLRDTLAELDQDSPYPGADAEGPRGRAGSPKRPALPKDWLESRALNAEQSQDISAAELDVSGG encoded by the coding sequence GTGACTGTTGTAGCGACTCCTCCCGCCCCCAAGCTGGAACTCCCGCCCCTGAAGCTGGGACCCCTCACGGTGGACACCCCCGTGATCCTGGCCCCCATGGCGGGCATCACCAACTCCGCCTTCCGCAGGCTCTGCCGTGAATACGGCGGCGGCATGTACGTGGCGGAGATGGTCACCTCGCGTGCCCTCGTGGAGCGCACCCCCGAGTCGCTGCGGATCATCTCCCACGACGACGACGAAAAGGTCCGCTCCGTCCAGCTGTACGGCGTGGACCCCGTGACCGTCGGGCAGGCGGTCCGGATGCTTGTCGAGGAGGACCGGGCGGACCACATCGACCTCAACTTTGGCTGCCCCGTTCCCAAGGTGACCCGGCGCGGCGGCGGATCAGCCCTGCCCTGGAAGATCGACCTGTTTACCTCGATCGTCCAGACGGCCGTCAAAGAGGCGTCCAAGGGCAACGTCCCGCTCACCATCAAGATGCGCAAGGGCATTGACGAGGACCACCTCACGTACCTCGACGCGGGCCGCATCGCACGTGATGCCGGCGTCGCCGCCGTCGCCCTCCACGGCCGCACCGCGGCGCAGTTCTATTCCGGCCAGGCTGACTGGTCCGCCATCGCCCGGCTGCGAGAAGCGCTGCCGGACATTCCGGTCCTGGGCAACGGCGACATCTGGTCCGCCGAGGATGCCGTGCGCATGGTCCGAGAGACCGGCGTGGACGGCGTGGTGGTGGGCCGCGGCTGCCAGGGCAGGCCCTGGCTGTTCGGGGATCTCCAGGCGGCTTTCGAAGGCAGCGACACCCGCCACAGGCCGAACCTGCGGCAAGTGGCGGAGGGCGTCTACCGGCACGCGGAACTGATGGTGGAAACCTTCGGCGACGAAGGCAAGGCCCTGCGGGAAATCCGCAAGCACATGGCGTGGTACTTCAAGGGATACGTGGTGGGCGGGGAACTGCGCACCAGGCTTGCCCTGGTCACCAGCCTTCAGGTGCTGCGCGATACGCTGGCCGAGCTGGACCAGGATTCCCCGTACCCGGGTGCGGACGCCGAAGGCCCCCGCGGCCGCGCCGGTTCGCCCAAGAGGCCGGCGTTGCCCAAGGACTGGCTGGAATCCCGGGCGCTGAACGCCGAACAGTCCCAGGACATCTCCGCCGCGGAACTGGACGTGTCAGGTGGCTGA
- a CDS encoding N-acetyltransferase: MAIEYREWRDGDDLALLELWGGPETEQARQFRGTLAPSGNSPWRRCIVAEDVVDGVAIPVAAAVVHEASLHPERLWSYIEVAKDHRRAGVGSTLLTMLRHEAGQAPSGVSRLRTKVEPGTPGAAFAEAAGLVPIQRSRLVVVEPGALKLPVFGDGSEAAASEQIEDLATGSVELSDVVGRYYTAVHGWDSPGELSIGTVQRLFLDELSGAHGAIVLRAPKASAFGPGVPASRKGRLEAFAISYAELAPGGGNAAADGGGAASVQPTDVFVGHEPKLSEEEARSAVRDLLALIAFQHPVVLELDDSMTALRAVVEPLLEDGKASLRGTETLVVSDPA, encoded by the coding sequence ATGGCCATCGAATACCGTGAATGGCGCGACGGCGATGACCTTGCACTGCTTGAACTCTGGGGCGGCCCGGAGACCGAGCAGGCACGGCAGTTCCGCGGCACCCTGGCGCCCTCGGGCAACTCGCCGTGGCGCCGCTGCATCGTGGCCGAGGACGTCGTGGACGGCGTGGCCATCCCGGTCGCGGCGGCCGTGGTCCATGAAGCCTCCCTTCATCCCGAGCGGCTCTGGTCCTACATTGAGGTGGCAAAGGACCACCGCCGTGCGGGTGTCGGATCCACGCTGCTGACCATGCTCCGGCACGAAGCCGGCCAGGCGCCGTCGGGCGTGTCCAGGCTGCGGACCAAAGTGGAACCGGGCACCCCGGGAGCCGCGTTCGCCGAAGCTGCCGGCCTGGTTCCCATCCAGCGCTCACGGCTTGTTGTCGTGGAGCCGGGGGCGCTCAAGCTGCCGGTTTTCGGCGACGGGTCCGAGGCCGCGGCCTCGGAGCAGATCGAGGACCTCGCCACCGGCTCGGTGGAGCTCAGTGACGTGGTGGGCCGGTACTACACGGCCGTGCACGGCTGGGACAGCCCGGGCGAGCTGAGCATCGGCACCGTGCAGCGGCTGTTCCTCGACGAGCTCAGCGGGGCGCACGGCGCGATCGTGCTCCGTGCACCGAAGGCCAGCGCCTTCGGCCCGGGCGTCCCGGCCAGCCGGAAGGGCCGGCTTGAGGCGTTTGCCATTAGCTACGCGGAGTTGGCCCCCGGGGGCGGGAACGCGGCGGCTGACGGCGGAGGGGCCGCATCGGTCCAGCCCACGGACGTGTTTGTCGGCCACGAGCCGAAGCTGTCCGAGGAGGAAGCCCGCTCCGCCGTCCGCGACCTGCTGGCGCTCATCGCGTTCCAGCATCCCGTGGTGCTGGAACTGGACGACTCGATGACTGCCTTGCGCGCCGTCGTCGAACCTTTGCTGGAGGACGGCAAGGCCAGCCTCCGCGGCACAGAGACCCTGGTGGTTTCCGACCCCGCGTAG
- a CDS encoding deoxyguanosinetriphosphate triphosphohydrolase: protein MAETRTTAPVLPGYEAHDSARWVEEPPKTTYRSDFERDRARVLHSSALRRLGAKTQVVAPDTDDFVRTRLTHSLEVAQVGRELGRTLGCDPDVVDTACLSHDLGHPPFGHNGESALNEMAHGIGGFEGNAQTLRLLTRLEPKVLAADGTPAGLNLTRASLDAAAKYPWSALNAPVIHGQRTSKFGAYEDDLPIFDWIREGAPERRSCLEAQVMDLADDISYSVHDVEDAIVAGHFQLRWMDNPDHRARVVGYAKQWYLPHNDPAAIDAALARLEATDVWVREADGSRKAMAALKDMTSQLIGRFCQSALETTRAVYGPEDLTRYNAELMVPDETVMEIAVMKGLATTFVMTTEHRQPIYERQREVLHALVTALNATGDRHLEPMFAADWRDAADDGARLRVVIDQVASLTDGSALAMYERLVGSLPSLW from the coding sequence GTGGCTGAAACCCGGACCACAGCACCCGTGCTGCCGGGCTACGAAGCCCACGACTCCGCCCGCTGGGTGGAGGAACCGCCCAAAACCACCTACCGCTCCGACTTCGAACGGGACCGGGCACGCGTCCTGCACTCGTCCGCGCTGCGCCGGTTGGGCGCCAAGACCCAGGTGGTTGCCCCGGACACTGACGACTTTGTCCGGACCCGGCTGACGCACAGCCTGGAAGTGGCCCAGGTGGGCCGCGAACTGGGCCGGACGCTGGGTTGCGACCCCGACGTCGTGGACACCGCCTGCCTCAGCCACGACCTCGGCCACCCGCCGTTCGGGCACAACGGCGAATCCGCGCTGAACGAGATGGCGCACGGCATCGGCGGATTTGAAGGCAACGCCCAGACCCTCCGGCTGCTGACCCGGCTGGAGCCCAAAGTCCTGGCTGCGGACGGAACCCCGGCCGGACTGAACCTCACGCGTGCCAGCCTTGACGCCGCGGCCAAGTACCCGTGGTCGGCATTGAATGCCCCGGTGATCCACGGCCAGCGGACCAGCAAGTTCGGTGCCTACGAGGACGACCTCCCCATTTTCGACTGGATCCGGGAAGGGGCGCCGGAGCGCAGGTCCTGCCTGGAGGCCCAGGTCATGGACCTTGCGGACGACATCTCCTACTCAGTGCACGACGTCGAGGACGCCATAGTGGCAGGCCACTTCCAGTTGCGCTGGATGGACAATCCGGACCACCGCGCCCGCGTCGTGGGGTACGCCAAGCAGTGGTACCTGCCGCACAACGACCCCGCTGCGATTGATGCCGCCCTGGCCCGGCTGGAGGCCACGGACGTCTGGGTGCGCGAGGCCGACGGCAGCCGCAAGGCGATGGCCGCGCTGAAGGACATGACCAGCCAGCTGATCGGCAGGTTCTGCCAGAGCGCCCTGGAGACAACCCGCGCCGTGTACGGCCCCGAGGACCTCACCCGCTACAACGCCGAGCTGATGGTCCCGGACGAAACCGTGATGGAAATCGCGGTCATGAAGGGCCTGGCCACAACGTTCGTGATGACCACCGAGCACCGCCAGCCCATCTACGAACGCCAGCGCGAGGTCCTGCATGCGCTGGTGACGGCACTGAACGCCACCGGAGACCGCCACCTCGAGCCGATGTTCGCGGCCGACTGGCGGGACGCGGCCGACGACGGCGCGCGCCTTCGCGTGGTCATCGACCAGGTTGCCTCACTCACCGACGGTTCCGCGCTGGCTATGTACGAGCGGTTGGTCGGCAGCCTGCCGTCGCTTTGGTAA
- a CDS encoding DUF1295 domain-containing protein, with amino-acid sequence MAAFPLNEFLASLPWTALAVASVLAVTFAVAVAQRRHSVMDVAWGPGFVAVAAVSWLLSAGTGDDGRRLLLLLLTGVWGLRLGAHIGWRARGGHEDPRYEAMLSDAPGSRNVYALRRVYLPQGMVMLFVSLTVQVGMFATGAPGWVAILGVVLWVVGFVFETVGDWQLTQFKKDPSRKGTVLNTGLWRYTRHPNYFGDAAVWTGLFLIAADSWPGILTVLSPALMVWALAGKTGKPLTEKAMSARPGYKEYVESTSGFVPWPPRRPAGGR; translated from the coding sequence ATGGCCGCTTTTCCCCTGAACGAATTCCTGGCGAGCCTGCCCTGGACGGCACTGGCCGTGGCGTCCGTCCTGGCGGTCACCTTCGCCGTGGCCGTGGCGCAGCGGAGGCACTCCGTCATGGACGTGGCCTGGGGGCCCGGATTCGTTGCCGTCGCCGCGGTCTCGTGGCTGCTCTCCGCCGGAACGGGCGACGACGGGCGGCGGCTCCTGCTGTTGCTGCTGACGGGCGTGTGGGGCCTCCGCCTCGGTGCCCACATCGGCTGGCGCGCCCGCGGCGGCCACGAGGACCCCCGCTACGAGGCGATGCTCAGCGACGCCCCTGGCTCCCGCAATGTGTATGCACTGCGCCGTGTCTACCTGCCCCAGGGCATGGTGATGTTGTTCGTGTCCCTCACGGTTCAGGTGGGAATGTTCGCCACCGGCGCGCCGGGCTGGGTTGCCATCCTGGGAGTCGTGCTGTGGGTGGTCGGCTTCGTGTTCGAAACGGTGGGCGACTGGCAACTGACACAGTTCAAGAAGGATCCGTCCAGGAAGGGAACGGTGCTCAACACGGGGTTGTGGCGTTACACCCGCCACCCCAACTATTTCGGTGATGCCGCAGTCTGGACCGGACTTTTCCTGATAGCCGCGGACTCCTGGCCCGGAATCCTGACCGTCCTCTCCCCCGCCCTTATGGTCTGGGCCCTCGCAGGCAAGACCGGGAAGCCGCTTACGGAGAAGGCGATGTCCGCCCGGCCGGGGTACAAGGAGTACGTTGAGTCGACGTCGGGCTTTGTCCCCTGGCCTCCTCGGCGGCCGGCAGGCGGCCGCTGA
- a CDS encoding DMT family transporter — translation MTHAPRLPLIAGLPMAVAAGLAIPVQGRINGALGARLNDGIAAAVVSFTTGLIVMIVVSLVLPRGRRGLAQILPALRERRFPPVYVMAGGIGAFFVFAQSFTVGLLGVALFTVATVTGQTLSGLLVDRLGIGPAGKKSVTGIRVLGTVLTIAAVAWAVSPRFGGAGAGGAEPAQLFLPVLLPVIAGFLMSFQQAMNGTATVHYGTPIAATLVNFISGATVLWLAWLIKLAVAGAGNGLPAEWWYYLGGPMGCAFIGLGALLVRSLGVLVTGLGMIAGQLLGSLGLDLAFPAPGTVVALPTVLGTVLTLGAIVLATLPWPRGALKRQPGR, via the coding sequence GTGACCCATGCACCCCGTCTCCCTCTCATTGCAGGACTGCCGATGGCCGTAGCCGCCGGACTCGCCATCCCCGTCCAAGGACGGATCAACGGTGCGCTGGGCGCCCGTTTGAACGACGGCATCGCCGCGGCCGTGGTGAGTTTCACCACGGGACTCATCGTGATGATCGTGGTCTCGCTGGTCCTGCCGCGGGGGCGCCGCGGCCTGGCCCAGATCCTGCCCGCGCTCCGGGAACGCCGGTTTCCGCCGGTCTACGTGATGGCCGGCGGCATCGGCGCCTTCTTTGTCTTTGCCCAGTCCTTCACTGTGGGATTGCTGGGTGTGGCGCTGTTCACGGTAGCCACCGTCACCGGGCAGACATTGAGCGGGCTGCTTGTGGACCGGCTCGGCATCGGCCCCGCCGGTAAGAAGTCCGTCACCGGCATACGCGTGCTGGGCACCGTGCTGACTATCGCGGCCGTAGCATGGGCAGTGTCCCCGCGGTTTGGCGGTGCGGGCGCCGGCGGTGCGGAGCCGGCCCAGCTGTTCCTGCCGGTACTCCTGCCGGTTATTGCCGGGTTCCTGATGAGTTTCCAACAGGCAATGAACGGGACCGCCACGGTGCACTACGGCACACCCATCGCGGCCACCCTGGTGAATTTCATCTCCGGTGCCACAGTGCTGTGGCTGGCGTGGCTGATCAAGCTGGCTGTGGCTGGGGCGGGCAACGGACTCCCAGCGGAGTGGTGGTATTACCTGGGCGGGCCCATGGGCTGCGCATTCATCGGGCTGGGCGCGCTGCTGGTCCGGAGCCTCGGGGTGCTGGTCACCGGGCTGGGCATGATTGCGGGCCAGCTGCTGGGGTCACTGGGCCTGGATCTTGCCTTCCCCGCACCCGGAACCGTGGTGGCCCTGCCCACAGTGCTCGGCACGGTCCTGACCCTCGGCGCGATTGTCCTGGCCACCCTTCCCTGGCCGCGCGGCGCCCTCAAGCGGCAGCCGGGCCGGTAG
- a CDS encoding RNA-binding S4 domain-containing protein — protein sequence MSNPEIEEVPIRDDMIRLGQLLKLASLVEDGVEATELIRNGLVKVNGEIDDRRGRQLHHGDTVTVNGRTVRILTPAGS from the coding sequence ATGAGCAACCCGGAAATCGAAGAGGTCCCCATCCGCGACGACATGATCCGCCTGGGCCAGCTCCTAAAGCTGGCCAGCCTCGTGGAGGACGGTGTCGAAGCCACGGAGCTGATCAGGAACGGGCTGGTCAAGGTCAATGGCGAGATCGACGACCGCCGCGGCCGGCAGCTGCATCACGGCGACACCGTGACGGTGAACGGCCGTACCGTGCGGATTCTCACACCCGCCGGTTCCTAG
- a CDS encoding YibE/F family protein, protein MGAGHSHGHTDHSVPTPGALAARKRANWLLAAVLIPLTLLTLAAMVMMWPSGNKADLKLASPYAAAPGVTFDTGTIQRVVVESCTQGTTGQNTTAQPGPGQGTAQDAPQPGNDCTFAFTEPDKGGNPVKVVINPDVVKSHGVKVGDDIRYLNLSNAQGASGQGAPAYIFVDFVRTLPIILLAVLYAAVVIAVARWRGLRALIGLVGAYAVLVTFMLPGLVEGKPPLLLALVGSTVIMIGVLYFAHGFSARTSTALLGTMFGLGITALLAAWATDAANLAGVGSHDAATLANISDNISISGIILCGLIISGLGVLNDVTITQSSAVWELYELAPETSARQLFSSAMRIGRDHIASTVYTIAFAYAGAALPILIIVMLYDRPLGEALTSAELSEEVIRTLVGSVGLVLAIPVTTLIAVLVVKATGIRPGAAAAPAGTASGRNASGRPPVTADDVGDTGALAAAAAVTRGARTRPSDSLTPREPAPEPMPGSRRARRAAEGE, encoded by the coding sequence ATGGGTGCCGGACACTCGCACGGCCACACAGACCATTCGGTTCCGACACCCGGGGCCCTCGCCGCGCGCAAACGGGCCAACTGGCTCCTCGCGGCGGTGCTTATTCCGCTGACGCTCCTGACCCTGGCAGCCATGGTCATGATGTGGCCGTCCGGGAACAAGGCGGACCTGAAGCTGGCCAGCCCGTACGCGGCCGCCCCCGGCGTGACCTTCGATACCGGCACGATCCAGCGCGTGGTGGTGGAAAGCTGCACGCAGGGCACTACCGGCCAAAACACCACCGCCCAGCCCGGCCCGGGGCAGGGCACTGCCCAGGATGCCCCGCAGCCGGGGAATGACTGCACCTTCGCATTCACCGAGCCGGACAAGGGCGGAAACCCGGTCAAGGTGGTGATCAACCCGGACGTGGTGAAGTCCCACGGCGTCAAGGTCGGTGACGACATCCGGTACCTGAACCTCTCCAACGCCCAGGGCGCGTCCGGTCAGGGTGCGCCTGCCTATATCTTCGTGGACTTCGTCCGCACCCTGCCCATCATCCTTCTGGCCGTCCTTTACGCCGCCGTGGTGATCGCCGTGGCGCGCTGGCGCGGGCTGCGGGCGCTGATCGGCCTTGTGGGCGCCTACGCGGTGCTGGTGACGTTCATGCTGCCCGGGCTCGTGGAGGGAAAACCGCCCCTGCTGCTGGCGCTGGTGGGATCCACTGTGATCATGATCGGGGTCCTCTACTTTGCCCACGGCTTCTCGGCGCGAACCTCCACGGCATTGCTGGGCACCATGTTCGGCCTGGGCATCACGGCGCTCCTGGCGGCCTGGGCCACCGACGCGGCAAACCTGGCCGGCGTGGGCAGCCATGATGCCGCCACGCTGGCGAACATTTCGGACAATATCTCCATCTCCGGCATCATCCTGTGCGGATTGATCATTTCCGGACTCGGCGTCCTGAACGACGTCACCATCACCCAGTCCTCGGCGGTGTGGGAACTCTACGAACTGGCTCCGGAGACAAGCGCCCGCCAGCTCTTTTCCTCGGCCATGCGGATCGGCCGCGACCACATCGCCTCCACCGTGTACACCATCGCCTTCGCCTACGCAGGGGCGGCGCTGCCCATCCTCATCATCGTGATGCTGTACGACCGCCCGCTCGGAGAGGCGCTGACCAGCGCTGAACTGTCCGAGGAAGTCATCAGGACACTCGTCGGTTCCGTGGGACTGGTGCTGGCCATCCCCGTCACCACCCTGATCGCGGTGCTGGTGGTCAAGGCCACCGGGATCAGGCCCGGTGCCGCCGCGGCACCGGCCGGCACGGCGTCCGGCCGGAACGCTTCCGGGCGGCCTCCCGTGACGGCCGACGACGTCGGGGACACCGGCGCGCTCGCGGCGGCCGCTGCGGTCACACGCGGCGCACGGACGCGTCCCTCGGATTCCCTGACGCCCCGTGAGCCCGCTCCGGAACCCATGCCCGGCAGCCGGCGGGCGAGACGGGCCGCAGAAGGGGAATAG
- a CDS encoding lysophospholipid acyltransferase family protein, giving the protein MAWRPKSNDRFYRVIVRTGLALRRLFGIRVIITGREHLPPPGPLNGSSRQVVPGEGAVVAITHFGYLDFAFAELLLWWNNRAEMRYLVTQGAADHWFAGPAISAAGHVVVPYGSGGGAYDTAVAKLREGEYIAILPEAGVSRSFTVRDCKTGAVRMAAEAGVPIIPVSVWGSHRLMTRHHGFSPLRAWRAPVRIHVGQPLLPADLPDPAHDAQPATDELMKILQAGIDAAIADFPLTPRPGAWWMPAHLGGGAPTEEERRRLDQAEGPRRAGGRKAQKAAARGRQKA; this is encoded by the coding sequence ATGGCCTGGCGGCCGAAGTCCAACGACCGCTTCTACCGCGTCATTGTCCGCACCGGGCTGGCGCTTCGCCGGCTCTTCGGGATCCGTGTCATCATCACGGGCCGGGAACACCTGCCGCCACCAGGGCCGCTCAACGGCTCGTCGCGCCAGGTGGTCCCGGGCGAGGGGGCCGTGGTGGCCATCACCCATTTCGGGTACCTGGATTTTGCGTTTGCCGAGCTGCTCCTGTGGTGGAACAACCGTGCCGAGATGCGCTATCTGGTCACCCAGGGCGCGGCCGACCACTGGTTCGCGGGTCCTGCCATCAGCGCTGCCGGGCATGTTGTGGTTCCCTACGGTTCGGGCGGCGGCGCCTACGACACCGCCGTCGCGAAACTGCGCGAAGGCGAATACATCGCCATCCTCCCTGAAGCGGGCGTCAGCCGGAGCTTCACCGTCCGCGACTGCAAGACCGGAGCCGTGCGGATGGCGGCGGAAGCCGGCGTGCCGATCATCCCCGTCTCGGTCTGGGGCTCGCACCGGCTGATGACCCGGCACCACGGGTTCTCGCCGCTTCGCGCCTGGCGCGCGCCGGTACGGATCCACGTGGGCCAGCCCCTGCTGCCTGCGGACCTGCCGGACCCTGCCCACGACGCCCAGCCTGCCACCGACGAGCTGATGAAGATCCTGCAGGCCGGGATTGACGCCGCCATCGCCGATTTTCCGCTCACCCCCCGGCCCGGGGCCTGGTGGATGCCCGCTCACTTGGGCGGCGGTGCCCCCACGGAAGAGGAACGCCGGCGGCTGGATCAGGCCGAAGGGCCGCGGCGCGCGGGCGGACGGAAGGCTCAAAAGGCCGCGGCGCGCGGACGGCAGAAAGCTTAA
- a CDS encoding alpha/beta hydrolase yields the protein MTEADVSTAPVVLWSTPDEERSGRPLLVLLHGYGANEQDLLSLADLLPGDFAVASVRAPIAMGPGFTWFPLTDSADYSLDAVKDAAAFVLEWLDGVKGDHPSVTLLGFSMGMAMATTLLRQRPADFAAVVGLSGFVVNAGGDPSFRDDELYGSVPLFWGRDQQDPVITQDKIEYTMGWVRKHVKLTKVLYAGMWHGINQQEIGHVSEFLTHEVLKK from the coding sequence ATGACTGAAGCCGACGTTTCCACTGCCCCCGTTGTCCTGTGGTCCACTCCCGACGAAGAGCGCTCGGGAAGGCCGCTGCTGGTTCTGCTGCACGGCTACGGTGCCAACGAACAGGACCTGCTCAGCCTGGCCGATCTGTTGCCCGGTGATTTCGCGGTGGCGTCCGTCCGCGCCCCCATCGCCATGGGTCCGGGGTTCACCTGGTTCCCGCTGACGGATTCCGCCGACTATTCACTCGATGCGGTCAAGGACGCCGCCGCCTTTGTGCTGGAATGGCTCGACGGCGTCAAGGGCGACCACCCGTCCGTCACCCTCCTGGGGTTCTCCATGGGAATGGCGATGGCCACCACGCTGCTCAGGCAGCGGCCCGCGGACTTTGCCGCCGTCGTCGGACTTTCCGGCTTTGTGGTGAACGCCGGAGGGGATCCGAGTTTCCGCGACGACGAACTGTACGGCTCCGTCCCCCTGTTCTGGGGTCGCGACCAGCAGGACCCCGTCATTACGCAGGACAAGATCGAATACACCATGGGCTGGGTGCGGAAGCACGTGAAGCTCACGAAGGTCCTCTACGCAGGGATGTGGCACGGGATCAACCAGCAGGAGATCGGCCACGTTTCCGAATTCCTCACCCACGAGGTGCTGAAGAAGTAG
- a CDS encoding alpha/beta hydrolase yields MGNRRNDDGKTKPVLTVREAAGVTRGVALVLHGGRSHSYEPVEARHLSPARMVPFAKHLHRAGGSHGLAVWTLRNSVRGWNGPDMSPLQDARWALARIHDEHPGVPVYLLGHSMGGLTAICAADDPQVDAVVALAPWLSAETPAGNVTGRRVLIVHGTTDRWTSPAASLKFARRASAGAKELRYVSLAGAGHFMFRKVRLWHTLATGFVLKAFAETADVELDGGPGFDALLPATDPGIPVVL; encoded by the coding sequence ATGGGTAATCGCAGGAATGACGACGGAAAAACCAAACCCGTACTGACGGTGCGCGAGGCCGCGGGCGTCACCCGCGGCGTGGCACTGGTGCTGCACGGCGGCCGCTCGCACAGCTACGAGCCCGTGGAGGCCCGCCACCTGAGCCCTGCCCGCATGGTGCCCTTCGCAAAACACCTGCACCGGGCCGGCGGCAGCCACGGACTGGCGGTTTGGACGCTTCGCAACAGTGTCCGGGGCTGGAACGGCCCGGACATGTCACCGCTGCAGGATGCCAGGTGGGCCCTCGCCCGGATCCACGACGAACACCCGGGTGTGCCCGTGTACCTGCTGGGGCACTCGATGGGTGGGCTCACCGCAATTTGCGCAGCCGACGATCCCCAGGTGGATGCGGTCGTGGCCCTGGCTCCGTGGCTGAGCGCCGAGACCCCGGCCGGGAATGTCACCGGGCGCCGGGTGCTCATTGTGCACGGCACCACGGACCGCTGGACCAGCCCCGCCGCATCGCTGAAATTCGCCCGGCGCGCCTCCGCCGGGGCCAAGGAGCTGCGCTATGTTTCGCTGGCGGGGGCCGGCCATTTCATGTTCCGGAAGGTCCGGCTGTGGCACACTCTGGCAACCGGCTTTGTCCTCAAGGCGTTTGCCGAAACCGCCGACGTGGAACTGGACGGCGGCCCCGGGTTTGACGCCCTGCTGCCCGCAACCGACCCCGGTATCCCGGTAGTGCTGTGA
- a CDS encoding glycine--tRNA ligase produces the protein MAAKSVLDQVISLSKRRGFVFQAGEIYGGSRSAWDYGPLGAELKENIKRQWWQSVVRGREDVVGLDSSVILPRQVWEASGHVEVFSDPLVECLSCHKRYRADHLEEEYEEKKGRPAENGLKDIACANCGTRGEWTEPQEFSGLLKTFLGPVANEEGMHYLRPETAQGIFVNFNNVLTTSRKKPPFGIGQIGKSFRNEITPGNFIFRTREFEQMEMEFFVEPGTDEQWHQYWMKERMDWYTGLGLKAENLRFFEHPLEKLSHYSKGTTDIEYRFGFQGSEWGELEGIANRTDFDLTTHSKASGHDLSYFNQATNERYTPYVIEPAAGLTRSFMAFLIDAYTEDEAPNAKGGVDVRTVLKLDPRLAPVKAAVLPLSRNEDLSPKAKALGAQLRKNWNIDFDDAGAIGRRYRRQDEIGTPFCITVDFDTLEDQAVTIRERDTMSQERVSLDKVEGYLAARLIGA, from the coding sequence ATGGCAGCAAAATCCGTTCTCGACCAGGTCATCTCACTCTCCAAGAGGAGGGGCTTCGTTTTCCAGGCCGGTGAAATCTACGGTGGCTCCCGCTCTGCCTGGGACTATGGACCCCTCGGCGCCGAGCTGAAGGAAAACATCAAGCGCCAATGGTGGCAGTCCGTGGTCCGCGGCCGCGAGGACGTGGTGGGCCTGGACTCCTCCGTGATCCTTCCCCGCCAGGTCTGGGAAGCTTCCGGCCACGTGGAGGTCTTCTCCGATCCGCTGGTGGAATGCCTCTCCTGCCACAAGCGCTACCGTGCCGACCACCTCGAGGAAGAGTACGAGGAAAAGAAGGGCCGTCCGGCCGAAAACGGGCTGAAGGACATCGCCTGCGCCAACTGCGGAACCCGCGGCGAATGGACAGAGCCGCAGGAATTCTCCGGCCTGCTCAAAACTTTCCTTGGCCCTGTGGCCAACGAAGAAGGCATGCACTACCTGCGCCCGGAAACCGCGCAGGGCATCTTCGTGAACTTCAACAACGTGCTCACCACGTCCCGTAAGAAGCCGCCGTTCGGCATCGGCCAGATCGGCAAGTCCTTCCGCAACGAGATCACGCCCGGAAACTTCATCTTCCGCACCCGTGAATTCGAGCAGATGGAAATGGAATTCTTCGTCGAGCCGGGCACGGACGAGCAGTGGCACCAGTACTGGATGAAGGAACGCATGGACTGGTACACCGGTCTGGGCCTCAAAGCCGAAAACCTGCGCTTCTTCGAGCACCCGCTGGAGAAACTGAGCCACTACTCCAAGGGCACCACGGACATCGAATACCGCTTCGGCTTCCAGGGCTCGGAGTGGGGCGAGCTGGAAGGCATCGCCAACCGCACGGACTTCGACCTCACCACGCACTCCAAGGCTTCCGGCCATGACCTGAGCTACTTCAACCAGGCCACCAACGAGCGCTACACCCCGTACGTGATCGAACCCGCCGCCGGCCTGACCCGCTCCTTCATGGCGTTCCTGATTGACGCCTACACCGAGGACGAGGCACCGAACGCCAAGGGCGGCGTGGACGTCCGCACCGTGCTGAAGCTGGACCCGCGCCTGGCCCCCGTCAAGGCCGCGGTCCTTCCGCTGAGCCGCAACGAGGACCTGTCCCCGAAGGCCAAGGCCCTGGGCGCGCAGCTGCGCAAGAACTGGAACATCGACTTTGACGACGCCGGCGCGATCGGCCGCCGCTACCGCCGCCAGGACGAGATCGGCACCCCGTTCTGCATCACCGTGGACTTCGACACCCTCGAGGACCAGGCCGTCACCATCCGCGAACGCGACACCATGAGCCAGGAACGAGTCTCCCTGGACAAGGTGGAGGGCTACTTGGCCGCGCGGCTGATCGGCGCCTGA